Genomic segment of Hylaeus volcanicus isolate JK05 chromosome 6, UHH_iyHylVolc1.0_haploid, whole genome shotgun sequence:
TGTATCTAAcatcgaaaattattataacatgaaaGAACAATAGGACAATGTATTGTCAAtcggaaaataattcaaagatCATTTGAACTACCCTCTGTATCCAAAaaacttaacactttatctaccgggctatttagaaacagtgtttaattcaaaaaagaattttctacaggagcatatgccaatctaggctgacaatcaTTCCTTCATACTATTACTGGGTACAtcgaaagccaagtctgttcccaaaaactgaacattgttagcagacaaccatcaacacagtaaataaattcgaaaagctaaCTACTGCGATTAAAAaacctataaataggctcccggtaaataaagtgttaaacgCGTATTCTCACCAATTCAAATAAGCTGACTACTATCTCGTGACACCGGCGCAggtgataatttatttttgcactcACCGTTTCGTCCTGTTACGAGAATCTCATGTTCTCCAAAAGTGTTCGCGGGCACAGGCACTTTCGCTCATGGCCAAGTTCGTTCCGTTGATCGACGAATCCTTCGGCAAGTTGTTCCTGATCGAGATCCACAAACCGTCACATTTTGATCGCGCGCGTTTCCCACACCGGCAACGTGGTATTCGTACTCGCCCGCCGCGCACTTGTCACGCATCGACACTCCCACGTTCCACGACGCGCGCACTGCGAATGATCACGCAGGCGAGATACGTCGGCGCCCTTACGCCGGTGGTCGCGTACACGAGCCCCGGCGACCAATCGGAGCGCAGCCACCACCACCGCGCCGACCAATCGGAACGTCAGCCAAGCTTCAAGCGTGACGAACTTACCGACCGGCACACCTgtcaatataatttgaatgttAAACACGTGTACAAGTTCGATAAACTTATTTTTGCATGCTTTCTCgagcagtgatgggcaaaaccctaggcttcgaataaatttgaagtttgctgatatcAAGTTGACTGATATCAGTTCACTGATATGAAGTTTGCAGTATCAtcagtctgtaaaaagttaatcaaaatcggtaccttttaattcagtaattttcgtagaccgcgggcccgggttccggcgaacgcgctgaacctgccttgcgccggccctgatcctaggcttcgaataaatctgaagttgggcgatatgtttgtctcgtttcctcttttgaacattttccaaagaggGAAGctagacaaacatatcggcaaacttcagatttattcgaagcttagggttttgcccatctctgttctCGAGCTTCATCGAATGACAACagaaaggaaatattatatttattattgtttaaccctttgcgctcgaggcatttttctatagaatcaaatcgagtccatttttataacaaatttctgtaaaaccaaaagctctgcttcgaaaagaaacatctaaaAACATTCACCACTcagtgtatattatttcaatgaataattagttgtattttgatataagtaaaattgatattgtacgttcaaaaatcacattttaattgtatatgtcgccctagaggcgccacttgagcgcaaagggttaatatttgactgatacatttttgcatttcttgGTGTTTTTAGATATTGTGAggtcaaaaattcaaataaaaccgTACAAAAAGTTCTGTTTTGCTCtgaaatgaatttctgtaACTATCTCAACTAatgttttaatacatttatcgaatttgaaattgtttttattgattttgacTGACCGAAGTTTAATTCGTTGGGTATAGAAACTTATTTGAAGATGGACtggaatatattatatgcTTGCAAAATATGTTATGTGTTTAAAAGGTAGCAAATGCGATGATCAAAAATCTCCAAGGTCGCAGTTTTCAGGACTTCAAGGTCACCGACTATTTTATAAGAATGAtgtactttcattattttagaatatctCCGTATGACATTCTgaagaatcatttttctaaaattatgttaatgtACAGAGAGAACTTAACGTTAACATTCAACATTTTGGCAATTGtcgatcgataaatcgaaTTACCGATCAGCGGTACAAGGTCGATTTAAACTTCTAGAAGCGCGCTTTCAAGTCGAAAATCATATAGActtcaataaatttctttgcaaataAACACCGaaactttttacaattttcaaacctAAAGTCAGAAACATTATCatgttcgttaattatttgacTAAGGCTAAGgatataatttcattcggTTCCGACAGCTAAGGATCGCTCGTAGCAATTGCAATTACGTTCAATTGGTCTTTTTTTaatccgatcgatcgattaatgCTCAACATTAATCACAGAGCGCAAGACCCGGAGAACCGAATTAGAATAGGAAGGAAGACGGCTTGTTCCGCAGCCGTTGGTAGATATATGATAAAcgaaatggaactatataagGTGGCGCGGTGGCATGCACTCCGTGGTAGAATTATGGTGCAAACCGTAGGCCGTGCTTTCGAAGTGCCCGTGCTGACCGCACTCCTGACGCTGCTGTTCGTCGATCAAGTAAGAACGACGGCGAGGAACACGACTTCCAATGATGCAGCCACCGTGTACCGCTGCGGCATGCTATAACCCCGTAGAATGTTAGCGCATATCTCGTGTACCAGTGTCTCCTTGTTCTATTCTCCTCGACCAGAGGTCGATCAATACGTCGGTTTTACCCACGGTTCGCCCGTGTCTAGACAATGAACCCCTGTTCGCTGTATTTCTCGTTCATGAGTAAGTCTTTTTCCacgttcaattttgtttctcaCAACTCGACACGTCCTTTCATTTATACGAACCAATTGTGCGCGACAAATTCATCGTTAGTGCACGCTTTCTCGCGGCAAAAACAATCCTTTCTCGTCGAATGTCCCTCCATGGGATGTGAGAGTGTCGGTGAAGTTTTTGTGCGGCAAGTTTTTGTGacgtttctttttgaaaattcgaagGGTGTTCAAATTTCTACACGCTTGTTTCTGTTACTTTTCCATCGATATTCTTCTgcagaaaatattacattgaATGTCCCGATACACCCGTTTGTGATGCTTAATTTTGAATAGATTGCACTTACATTGATGTCATTTTCGTTCAATAACAATTTCttgctttatttttaaggTGTCTTCTAGGCTGTGCAATGGGGGGCATGTGTAAGTTTAATAGCTGCTTCTTTAAACCATACTAcctgaatttttgaaacatataGAGCAactaaatttgattattttcagcTGCTCTCCTCCAAAAGACTGTTGTTCCTTTGGTTGTTGTTACGGTGTATTCCAAGTGCACACTGCATCAGACATGTTTAATTTCTTGATTTGGACTTATTGGTACTTATGGTTAGTTCCATGATTCTTTATGTAGCCACTCTTCTGTAAGAGTTGTAGTCAATATATGTTCTATATTATTTAGGGCAGCGGTACTTATAGGGTTGGCCATAGCAGCAGCATATATTGGTTGTTGGCTATGGAGACGCCGCAGATCGGTCATGGTGGAAGATTGTGCTTCTTCGGATAGAGCTTCCACAGGACCGTGGTACCCACCGCCACATTATAGTCACTGTAGTTCTTTCGTTCAAGCCCTGCCACCTCCCTACAATGAGGTATGTACCACATAGTGACACCATTGACACCACTTGTATAAATTCATCGTATCAACACAATGGAATTCTAGGTTACAGCAAAGCCTGATCTGTATCCATTGGTGATCGGATATGACGAGGGATCTGGCAAAGGAACATCAGGATTTGTGATGCGCTACTTCAGATCCCTTTCGCATGCAAGCACATTGGATTCCTTGAGCTCCAGTTTCATGTGCAATATGGTAAACGAAGCAAATACCATAATTCCTCCACCATACTCCTGTAACAACAGCGTCGACGAGTTATCTGCAGTGGAATGCGAGAGAATGGAAAACATGGATGTTGGGTCTGTTGTTTCGTTGGCTAATCATAGGACAACATCTGACATATCGAGTTTAGCTGCTCAATCTCCGTGTTCACCACCACGGGCTACTAGTCCAACGATAGAGGTATTGATTTTGATAGTATcgctgaatattattattcattgatAGCATTAGATTAGGGATGCAGTTTTTAAGATGTGATAATGTTTTACAGTTACGTGAACTGTTAGATAAAATTCAACAGCTACCACAGCTCCCCAGTGGGCATAGCACCGTTTTGCCTTGTTATCAGAATCGACCTCAAGTTTTATGCACAACAAATGCAAACGGCTCTACGCAACGGCCTTTAAGTCCAGGCGACGTTGTTGGATCATACAAAGCCAGAAGGGCACGAGGAAAGATGTACATGCCACTAGGACATCCTGGCTCGAAGAACAAAACGAAAAGATGGCTATCGCGTTCGGCGCCGACGACACCGTCGGGTACGATGCCAATGTCGTTCTTGCCTGGACAAAGTAGGCGACCTTCTGAAGCGGATGGCAGCAATCAGCAGGTGGTTCCGTTGCTCTCCGAACAAGACGAAACGGAAAACAATGCCGTGGACCATTTGAACGGCATTCCGCCTCTGTCCGAGCAAGAAGAAGATCGGCAGCAAACATGACGAATCGtctaagtatttttaaatattaagaattcgATTCCAGATATCGTCGCCCCTCCGAGtaatctgtatattttttaacgtggCAGGTAAACAACTCCTCGTCGCAGTTTTAAGCGAACCGTTACCGTGTATAAAGTTTGGCAAATTGATTTCGTCCGAAAGCAAATAACCGCCAGCGCTCCTAGAAAAGAGAAACGTTCAATGCTGTGAcctagtttctttttctccgtATTTACAGCTAGACGCCATAgtaagtttttcttttttctagcGAGTCTTCGAAACCGAACCGTTACGAGGTAGAATGATAACGTACTCTATGGAATAGCTTGCAgttaaattaacgaaacagacacgacaaaacacacacacatacacgaAACGTTACGATGATAGATTTTACGTAGACGATATAACGAGCTACGCATTTTGAACTCTCCATCGAACCAGAGTTGGGCACACTTTTATCTAGATGAAAGCTTTACTCGTGGGTCACGAATGaaacgttattcgttattcgatatttGAACGAGCCTAACGTTGTCTGTATGCCTTTGTGCGGTATTGCACGTGATATTTACGCACTGAATGTGATTTTTGTGTGGAATGCGTAGCTTGCGTATTGTATGTGATTTTTCTGtagtatgtacacgaataattaCATAAACGCCACCAAAGTCATATTCCACGCAAGAATCACATTACTCGCAGATATGAGACAAATATCACACGAGCCACGTAAATCACACAGCGCAAAGGTTACACATTCCGCACAAACATATGACGAATACGACACAAAAACGCGACAATTATCAATTACCAAAAAATCACATTCCACGAATACCACACAAaccgtacaaaaaaaaaaaacacgttaaACCCAAAAATGCGACAAATACTACTAAAATCACATCTCGACGAAACTTCATTAACTgtacgaataacgaataactaCGAAAATACTTTATCAGAATGATTATTTGGATCAAAGTTTCTTCAAATAACGGCCAACTTTGAGTCGAAGAGTGCATTTGATacatcgaatttaattttcgcgtAACTTAAACGAAACGTAAATGATAAGTTAAGAAACCTTAGTTGTTGCATCGATAAGTTTTAATCGTACACAGTAATACAGTGTCCATCCAAAAGCAGCCAGCCAGAAAGAAGTTAAGGACAATAtacgagtaaaaaaaaaaaaatagcgcgTGTCCGAGCGTGAATGGAACAGTAACatgtgagagagagagagagagagagagagagagagagagagagagagagagagagaNNNNNNNNNNagagagagagagagagagagagagagagagagagagagagagagagatatgATTTCATGCGTCAACGTACAATATCAAATTCCGTCAAGCGGTAGAGAAGAAAGAATTCGTTTTAAACGAAGACTTATCGCAAGCACAACGATTACAGAGGGTCGTTATATaggtaattttaattcgaacgaCGCGAAGGATCGACATGTATGGAGAAAACGATCAATACAGGCGCCGGGAAGAATCGATCAATTTTACGGTGTCATCGTGAGGATCCCCCCAGGGCGGCCCCATTCATAATCATAGGATTTAACGAACATTTGTTACAACTAATCACAGACTTTATTCTTTAAGACGTAACGAGAAACAGTCACTTTAAAACTGTACCACGTCATTCACGTACACACCATGTATtaacgtgtatttttttataaatcagataacaaataaaaagtcCAAGCTTTTACGAGATCGTTGCACCTGTTACCGTATATTCCCGTTGTTGCTATTTGACACGACGATCgtcgtttattaataaaaatgttggaattATCTTTATACTTTACTCACAATGTCTCCTCATTTCCGTGCCGTTTTCCGTTCGATTCGTCCAATGGCGATCGGTATTCTAACGTTGCTCTAACTTGGAGTGATCATCTAAAGCGCGGGAAAGAATCGAGAATCGATATTTCAAACCTCAGCGTAGCCTttccagtgtttctcaaactttatCTTCCTATGAACAGCTTTAGTATTCGAGGAAACAATCTCGTTAGAAATTAGAACCGTAATTCTCTATTACGTTTAATGTAGAAGTTGCATTCATTTAAGTATGATAATAtcacatttataataaacataatttataaactaaGCGTAACAGGGAATTCCAGtttacagaattattttctgataaattatattaaataaaaacgtgaTCAAAGCGCGGCGCCACGGAAATCGTAATCTTTCCTAATCCGCaaattttaagaaagcaatcgtcaaaattattaaataaataattctaggTTAGGAGAGccctttaattttttaatttgagaaacactgaatCTAACCTACAAAATAAATGCTGACTTAAAATGCGACCTTTTCGTATACAGATCCGATAATCTGATTTCTgatttccaagaaaaatacACAATGTCCGTAagtataagaaaaaagaaatgctttCGATACTGAAAGCTTATCGATGACGAGTCGAGAAAGTAATTTGATttgtacgtttctttttacaggCGGGGAAACAGGTAAAGTTGTCTTACACCGTCAACATAACCTTCAAATACGTCAATGTCTTGTGTTTCTTGTAGCAACAAAACACCCACGGGGAAtctaaagaaagaaagaagaaggagaGCATTCTCGATTTGTCCAAATACttggagaaaaatattagagtGAAATTCGCTGGGGGACGAGAAGCTGCAGGAATTCTGAAAGGATACGATCCTCTTCTTAACTTGGTGCTGGATAATACTACAGAATATCTCAAAGGTAATTTCATGAGCTGTGTAAATTAATAGATTTAATAAAAGCATAGTGTAATTGCTTACTATATACTTTGTGTTGCTAGATCCTGATGATCCATACAAATTGAACCGAGATACTCGAATGCTCGGCTTAGTTGTATGCAGGGGCACCTCTGTAGTATTAATCTGTCCAGTAGATGGAATGGAATCTATTCAGAATCCTTTCATACAACAGGATGGTTAATcaaattcgttttcttttctccaATTGTGATACTTCAGATtaaagcaaaatattttattttgcaagaTATCTAATTCATCAAGTATAGCGAACGAAGAACGTTTTTGTAATGGGAATggacataatttattttacactatAAACTATGTAAACTTATATAGTAAATAAACGcgattttcttataaatatataagtacaagtattttttaaataaataatttcaacctctttttgtgtata
This window contains:
- the LOC128878064 gene encoding uncharacterized protein LOC128878064 isoform X1; the protein is MVQTVGRAFEVPVLTALLTLLFVDQVSSRLCNGGHVCSPPKDCCSFGCCYGVFQVHTASDMFNFLIWTYWYLWAAVLIGLAIAAAYIGCWLWRRRRSVMVEDCASSDRASTGPWYPPPHYSHCSSFVQALPPPYNEVTAKPDLYPLVIGYDEGSGKGTSGFVMRYFRSLSHASTLDSLSSSFMCNMVNEANTIIPPPYSCNNSVDELSAVECERMENMDVGSVVSLANHRTTSDISSLAAQSPCSPPRATSPTIELRELLDKIQQLPQLPSGHSTVLPCYQNRPQVLCTTNANGSTQRPLSPGDVVGSYKARRARGKMYMPLGHPGSKNKTKRWLSRSAPTTPSGTMPMSFLPGQSRRPSEADGSNQQVVPLLSEQDETENNAVDHLNGIPPLSEQEEDRQQT
- the LOC128878069 gene encoding U6 snRNA-associated Sm-like protein LSm7, whose protein sequence is MSQQNTHGESKERKKKESILDLSKYLEKNIRVKFAGGREAAGILKGYDPLLNLVLDNTTEYLKDPDDPYKLNRDTRMLGLVVCRGTSVVLICPVDGMESIQNPFIQQDG
- the LOC128878064 gene encoding uncharacterized protein LOC128878064 isoform X2, whose translation is MFNFLIWTYWYLWAAVLIGLAIAAAYIGCWLWRRRRSVMVEDCASSDRASTGPWYPPPHYSHCSSFVQALPPPYNEVTAKPDLYPLVIGYDEGSGKGTSGFVMRYFRSLSHASTLDSLSSSFMCNMVNEANTIIPPPYSCNNSVDELSAVECERMENMDVGSVVSLANHRTTSDISSLAAQSPCSPPRATSPTIELRELLDKIQQLPQLPSGHSTVLPCYQNRPQVLCTTNANGSTQRPLSPGDVVGSYKARRARGKMYMPLGHPGSKNKTKRWLSRSAPTTPSGTMPMSFLPGQSRRPSEADGSNQQVVPLLSEQDETENNAVDHLNGIPPLSEQEEDRQQT